A single Hemiscyllium ocellatum isolate sHemOce1 chromosome X, sHemOce1.pat.X.cur, whole genome shotgun sequence DNA region contains:
- the ormdl2 gene encoding ORM1-like protein 2, protein MNVGVAHSEVNPNTRIMNSRGIWLAYLILVGILHVVLLSIPFFSIPVVWTLTHVIHNSAMYWFLHTVKGTPFETPDQGKARLLTHWEQMDYGIQFTSSRKFLTITPIILYMLASFYTKYNVVHFLVNTTSLLTALIPKLPQLHGVRIFGINKY, encoded by the exons ATGAATGTTGGTGTCGCTCACAGTGAGGTTAATCCAAACACCCGGATAATGAACAGCCGGGGAATCTGGCTGGCCTACCTCATTTTAGTCGGAATTCTCCACGTCGTCCTGCTGAGCATTCCATTCTTCAGCATTCCTGTGGTGTGGACCCTCACTCATGTCATCCATAACTCG GCAATGTATTGGTTTCTGCACACGGTTAAAGGAACACCATTTGAAACTCCTGACCAGGGAAAGGCACGATTACTTACACACTGGGAGCAAATGGATTATGGGATTCAGTTTACGTCTTCACGCAAGTTTCTCACCATCACTCCAATAATTCT GTATATGCTAGCAAGTTTCTACACTAAATATAATGTTGTTCATTTCCTGGTGAACACCACATCTTTGCTCACCGCACTCATTCCCAAACTCCCACAGCTGCACGGTGTCCGAATCTTTGGCATCAACAAGTATTGA